One genomic segment of Drosophila melanogaster chromosome 3R includes these proteins:
- the Npc2g gene encoding Niemann-Pick type C-2g, isoform A — MLRPSSLQAVAIAIVLISSSASAEVVNFEPCPDSVDTCTIQQVRVSPCPEALNNAACNIRRKHNSEMSFDFTPNFDADTLVASLGWAKSENVELPLLTLDSAACKYTPCPVRSGVKQTYTTLVPIEAKFPLSPYTIRWALKDPVSQKRCCFTIDIKVVR, encoded by the coding sequence ATGTTGCGTCCTAGCTCGCTGCAGGCtgtcgccatcgccatcgtcctGATCTCGTCATCCGCTTCCGCCGAGGTGGTCAACTTCGAACCATGTCCGGATAGCGTAGACACCTGTACGATCCAGCAGGTGAGAGTCTCGCCATGTCCGGAGGCCCTCAACAATGCGGCTTGCAATATCCGCCGGAAGCACAACAGTGAGATGAGCTTCGACTTCACGCCGAACTTCGATGCCGACACCCTGGTAGCCAGCTTGGGCTGGGCCAAGAGCGAGAATGTGGAGCTGCCCCTGCTCACCTTGGACAGCGCCGCCTGCAAGTACACACCCTGCCCCGTGAGATCCGGAGTGAAACAGACCTACACCACCCTGGTGCCCATCGAGGCCAAGTTTCCCCTGAGTCCGTACACCATCCGTTGGGCTCTGAAGGATCCCGTCTCCCAGAAGCGCTGCTGCTTCACCATCGACATTAAGGTGGTGCGCTGA
- the CG11313 gene encoding uncharacterized protein, isoform C, which yields MKVIAAVLLCLLIIRTAHGQYVSCRNPNQRTGYCVNIPLCVPLNSVLAKSNPTDSEMRFIRESRCLVSDQSDLPFVCCTPDTDYNTTRARPNDEVIHSTLLPDRSICGGDIAYNQITKGNETVLTEFAWMVLLEYRPHDGQQLRTYCAGSLINNRYVVTAAHCVSAATRARKGDVVSVRLGEHNTSAVVDCLNGRCLPEPVQIAVEEIRIHESFGTRLFWNDIALIRLAREVAYSPSIRPVCLPSTVGLQNWQSGQAFTVAGWGRTLTSESSPVKMKLRVTYVEPGLCRRKYASIVVLGDSHLCAEGRSRGDSCDGDSGGPLMAFHEGVWVLGGIVSFGLNCGSRFWPAVYTNVLSYETWITQNIRP from the exons ATGAAGGTGATCGCAGCCGTTTTGCTGTGCTTATTGATTATCCGCACGGCCCATGGACAGT ACGTGAGTTGCCGGAATCCCAACCAGCGGACTGGATATTGCGTGAACATCCCCTTGTGTGTGCCACTGAATTCCGTGCTGGCGAAGAGTAATCCTACAGACTCCGAGATGCGGTTCATCCGAGAATCCCGTTGCCTCGTATCTGACCAGAGCGATCTGCCATTCGTCTGCTGCACTCCGGATACGGACTACAACACGACGCGTGCTAGACCTAACGACGAAGTGATACATTCCACTTTGCTTCCCGATCGGTCCATCTGTGGGGGCGATATAGCGTACAACCAGATCACGAAAGGCAACGAAACCGTTCTCACTGAATTCGCCTGGATGGTGCTGTTAGAGTACCGTCCTCATGATGGACAACAATTGAGAACATACTGCGCGGGATCACTGATCAATAATCGATATGTTGTAACAGCGGCTCACTGCGTGTCGGCTGCTACTAGGGCCCGCAAAGGAGATGT AGTCTCTGTGAGATTGGGCGAGCATAACACCAGTGCCGTGGTGGATTGCCTCAATGGAAGGTGCCTACCGGAACCTGTGCAAATCGCGGTCGAGGAGATCCGCATACATGAAAGCTTCGGTACCCGATTGTTTTGGAACGACATTGCTCTGATCCGTTTGGCGAGAGAGGTTGCCTATTCGCCCAGCATTCGACCTGTTTGCTTGCCCTCGACTGTGGGTCTGCAAAACTGGCAATCCGGCCAGGCGTTTACCGTGGCAGGATGGGGTAGAACCCTTACCAGCGAAAGCAGTCCCGTCAAGATGAAATTGAGGGTAACGTACGTGGAGCCTGGCCTGTGTCGTCGCAAGTATGCTAGCATAGTGGTCCTGGGTGACTCCCACTTGTGCGCCGAAGGTAGAAGTCGGGGTGATAGCTGCGATGGGGACTCCGGCGGACCACTGATGGCATTCCACGAGGGCGTTTGGGTCCTTGGGGGCATTGTGTCCTTTGGCCTGAACTGCGGCTCACGATTCTGGCCAGCTGTCTACACAAATGTTCTTTCTTACGAAACGTGGATCACGCAGAATATACGACCTTAA
- the eIF4H2 gene encoding eukaryotic translation initiation factor 4H2, isoform C, giving the protein MANRSSQRDREFNRDNTYNNNRDNRDHNRDNRDNRENRSNFQNYRNRDRDRDRQRQVPTEPPFIAYVGNLPKGLVQGDVMKIFSDFEVKNVRLIKDRETDEFKGYGYVEFETLAQLKSALNCNGRIKLDNFSAPLRIDIADHRRQNPGAPSGVGGAPPAGVGHERGGGVGRGGSTGAANGNNPYYQRRNYRRDDSVGSHQFRRREPRSNSSNHQMSNSSPTQSTTSINYNRTTRGGFNSRVAVGGNGNRYQGGAPRNFNDREDQQSTGSGGFQRNRTYNFNRSMNNSVGGGGAGVGRGGHPQRNFNGNGGGGGFGVVNGGGNYTNFVQNRNRDRRGHYNPNHSGSSGGYNNNGNNTFGGENNHPVHGASESASSGTGPSSSNQFAVRDDDDRPKLVLKPRTVTAPINSLAETKQAALIFGKAKPRDDSSTPVSSPRQDLDAGSSGAPSDHDHDPGLGDN; this is encoded by the exons ATGGCCAATCGCTCCAGCCAGCGGGACCGAGAGTTCAATCGTGATAATACTTACAATAACAATCGCGACAATCGAGACCATAATCGGGACAATCGCGATAATCGGGAGAATCGCAGTAATTTCCAAAACTATCGCAATCGTGACAGGGATCGCGATAGGCAGCGTCAGGTGCCCACGGAACCTCCGTTCATCGCTTATGTGGGCAACCTTCCCAAGGGTCTCGTCCAGGGCGATGTGATGAAGATATTTTCGGACTTCGAGGTGAAGAATGTGCGCCTGATCAAGGACCGTGAGACGGATGAATTCAAAGGCTATGGCTACGTAGAGTTCGAGACTCTGGCACAACTGAAGAGTGCTCTCAACTGCAACGGACGCATCAAGCTAGACAACTTTTCGGCCCCCCTGCGTATCGATATAGCCGACCATCGCCGGCAGAACCCGGGTGCTCCCAGCGGTGTTGGCGGAGCTCCTCCAGCCGGAGTGGGCCACGAAAGAGGTGGTGGCGTCGGAAGAGGAGGCAGCACGGGTGCAGCAAACGGTAACAATCCCTACTACCAGAGGCGCAACTATCGGCGGGACGACAGTGTGGGATCCCATCAGTTTAGAAGGAGGGAACcgcgcagcaacagcagcaaccaccAAATGTCCAATAGCAGCCCCACACAAAGCACCACGTCCATTAATTACAACCGCACCACTCGAGGTGGTTTCAATAGCCGTGTTGCTGTAGGTGGAAATGGCAATCGTTACCAAGGAGGAGCTCCACGTAACTTCAATGACCGCGAGGATCAGCAATCGACCGGCAGCGGAGGATTCCAACGCAATCGCACCTACAACTTTAACCG ATCCATGAACAACAGCGTCGGCGGAGGAGGTGCTGGAGTAGGTAGGGGCGGGCATCCGCAGCGGAACTTCAATGGAAATGGAGGCGGCGGTGGATTCGGGGTCGTAAATGGAGGCGGCAACTATACCAATTTTGTGCAGAATCGCAATCGCGATCGCCGTGGACACTACAATCCAAATCACTCTGGAAGTTCTGGCGGCTACAATAACAATGGGAACAACACCTTTGGCGGGGAGAACAATCATCCTGTGCACGGAGCATCCGAGTCGGCATCATCTGGAACAGGTCCTAGTTCGAGCAATCAATTCGCCGTACGCGACGATGATGATCGGCCCAAGCTAGTGCTCAAGCCCAGGACTGTGACTGCACCCATCAACTCTCTGGCTGAAACCAAACAGGCTGCTCTCATCTTCGGAAAGGCCAAGCCCCGTGATGATAGCTCCACGCCCGTCTCCTCGCCACGCCAGGATTTGGACGCAGGATCGTCAGGTGCTCCAAGTGATCATGATCATGATCCAGGCTTGGGCGACAACTAG
- the Npc2h gene encoding Niemann-Pick type C-2h, isoform B — MLRLSSLLPVAFALVLSSVSAEIVNFQTCEDSVDSCSISQVRVTPCPEANANAACHIRRRHRFTMSFDFTPHFDADTLVASLGWAKSENVELPLLTMDQEACNPYTIRWALKDPVSQKRCCFTIDIKVVR; from the exons ATGTTGCGTCTGAGTTCGCTCCTGCCTGTCGCCTTTGCTCTGGTGTTGTCATCCGTCTCCGCTGAGATAGTCAACTTTCAGACTTGCGAAGATAGTGTGGACTCCTGCTCGATTAGTCAGGTGCGGGTGACGCCCTGTCCGGaagccaatgccaatgccgcATGCCACATTCGCCGGAGGCACCGCTTCACGATGAGCTTCGACTTTACGCCCCACTTCGATGCGGACACCCTGGTGGCCAGCTTGGGCTGGGCCAAGAGCGAGAACGTGGAGCTGCCCCTGCTTACCATGGACCAGGAGGCCTGCAA TCCATACACCATCCGTTGGGCCCTGAAGGATCCGGTTTCCCAGAAACGTTGCTGCTTCACCATCGACATCAAGGTGGTGCGCTAG
- the CG11313 gene encoding uncharacterized protein, isoform D — MKVIAAVLLCLLIIRTAHGQYVSCRNPNQRTGYCVNIPLCVPLNSVLAKSNPTDSEMRFIRESRCLVSDQSDLPFVCCTPDTDYNTTRARPNDEVIHSTLLPDRSICGGDIAYNQITKGNETVLTEFAWMVLLEYRPHDGQQLRTYCAGSLINNRYVVTAAHCVSAATRARKGDVSFRVSVRLGEHNTSAVVDCLNGRCLPEPVQIAVEEIRIHESFGTRLFWNDIALIRLAREVAYSPSIRPVCLPSTVGLQNWQSGQAFTVAGWGRTLTSESSPVKMKLRVTYVEPGLCRRKYASIVVLGDSHLCAEGRSRGDSCDGDSGGPLMAFHEGVWVLGGIVSFGLNCGSRFWPAVYTNVLSYETWITQNIRP, encoded by the exons ATGAAGGTGATCGCAGCCGTTTTGCTGTGCTTATTGATTATCCGCACGGCCCATGGACAGT ACGTGAGTTGCCGGAATCCCAACCAGCGGACTGGATATTGCGTGAACATCCCCTTGTGTGTGCCACTGAATTCCGTGCTGGCGAAGAGTAATCCTACAGACTCCGAGATGCGGTTCATCCGAGAATCCCGTTGCCTCGTATCTGACCAGAGCGATCTGCCATTCGTCTGCTGCACTCCGGATACGGACTACAACACGACGCGTGCTAGACCTAACGACGAAGTGATACATTCCACTTTGCTTCCCGATCGGTCCATCTGTGGGGGCGATATAGCGTACAACCAGATCACGAAAGGCAACGAAACCGTTCTCACTGAATTCGCCTGGATGGTGCTGTTAGAGTACCGTCCTCATGATGGACAACAATTGAGAACATACTGCGCGGGATCACTGATCAATAATCGATATGTTGTAACAGCGGCTCACTGCGTGTCGGCTGCTACTAGGGCCCGCAAAGGAGATGT CTCTTTCAGAGTCTCTGTGAGATTGGGCGAGCATAACACCAGTGCCGTGGTGGATTGCCTCAATGGAAGGTGCCTACCGGAACCTGTGCAAATCGCGGTCGAGGAGATCCGCATACATGAAAGCTTCGGTACCCGATTGTTTTGGAACGACATTGCTCTGATCCGTTTGGCGAGAGAGGTTGCCTATTCGCCCAGCATTCGACCTGTTTGCTTGCCCTCGACTGTGGGTCTGCAAAACTGGCAATCCGGCCAGGCGTTTACCGTGGCAGGATGGGGTAGAACCCTTACCAGCGAAAGCAGTCCCGTCAAGATGAAATTGAGGGTAACGTACGTGGAGCCTGGCCTGTGTCGTCGCAAGTATGCTAGCATAGTGGTCCTGGGTGACTCCCACTTGTGCGCCGAAGGTAGAAGTCGGGGTGATAGCTGCGATGGGGACTCCGGCGGACCACTGATGGCATTCCACGAGGGCGTTTGGGTCCTTGGGGGCATTGTGTCCTTTGGCCTGAACTGCGGCTCACGATTCTGGCCAGCTGTCTACACAAATGTTCTTTCTTACGAAACGTGGATCACGCAGAATATACGACCTTAA
- the CG31010 gene encoding uncharacterized protein, isoform B, producing the protein MGCQSCTSLVTHPSYTIRQHYPGPLITYDGEARCEPRFIRFSDLTLSTMELIFNAYGDNDDDGTDEMNEMNEVCEKKVDVEEKCDKQREEPACGNPRKIFGCQTNAPMHNCRLNGGREESDLADDSLVDKELRALEDRARGIYEIHIESFPDSPSWDCLKPAEKLRFQWKASTGDDLMKSPYENFALSFTRSFLEAFPLATCATVRKEEKIAWCKLDRCQRMPFILQALLYHVAIGAIDPEDHCAVRELFHKLR; encoded by the coding sequence atgggATGCCAAAGCTGTACATCCCTAGTGACACATCCTAGTTATACAATTAGGCAACATTATCCAGGTCCTTTAATCACCTACGACGGGGAGGCGCGATGTGAGCCGCGTTTTATTCGATTTTCGGACTTAACCTTGAGCACAATGGAGCTTATCTTCAATGCTTATGGagacaatgatgatgatggaacggatgaaatgaatgaaatgaatgaagtGTGTGAAAAGAAGGTAGATGTGGAGGAAAAGTGTGACAAGCAGAGAGAGGAGCCGGCGTGTGGTAATCCAAGGAAGATCTTTGGCTGCCAAACAAATGCACCAATGCACAACTGTAGGTTGAATGGTGGCAGGGAGGAATCCGACTTGGCAGACGATTCACTCGTCGACAAGGAGCTCCGAGCCCTGGAGGATCGTGCCAGGGGTATATACGAAATACATATCGAATCTTTTCCAGATTCGCCGTCTTGGGACTGCCTGAAACCTGCGGAGAAACTGCGCTTTCAATGGAAAGCTTCTACTGGAGATGATCTGATGAAAAGTCCTTATGAAAATTTCGCATTGAGTTTTACCAGAAGTTTCCTCGAAGCTTTTCCCCTTGCCACATGTGCCACTGTTCGAAAGGAGGAAAAAATCGCGTGGTGCAAGTTAGATCGCTGCCAGCGAATGCCGTTCATACTGCAGGCTCTACTGTACCACGTCGCCATCGGTGCCATCGATCCCGAAGATCACTGTGCTGTTCGTGAACTTTTTCACAAGTTGAGATAG
- the CG15543 gene encoding uncharacterized protein, isoform B, with product MSSPTDFDRSMLVEYSAAFMYYIEKHKLMEVMSRLLAEISVADGVTDVRRWMGENITRIGVEIYTKSMDAFHRGVRGDFYQLPRSFYHRIVLHGKPGSGRRSLAYVLAQRWNLLILDADVLAYHSINKQDQDEPSRLLQEAIEKDCVYKRSQAVGNLIENRLLQEDALHRGWILINYPNNKCEAEELFEGFTVPPNRFVFLQIDERLARMRILLNSYSPGPQAHVSFVDRQMAQFRKSEPALSSYLSQRREVVYVDASPCFEQVKCGIISELTKTPYVLGKKYGEANAKI from the coding sequence ATGTCCTCGCCCACAGATTTCGACCGTTCCATGCTGGTGGAGTACAGTGCCGCATTTATGTACTACATTGAGAAGCACAAGCTGATGGAGGTGATGAGTCGTCTCCTGGCCGAGATTTCCGTGGCGGATGGAGTGACAGATGTGCGAAGATGGATGGGCGAGAACATAACCAGGATCGGCGTAGAGATATACACCAAATCGATGGACGCCTTTCATCGGGGAGTAAGGGGTGATTTCTACCAGCTGCCCAGGAGCTTCTACCACCGAATAGTGCTGCACGGCAAGCCAGGATCTGGGCGAAGGTCCTTGGCATATGTGCTAGCCCAGCGCTGGAATCTGCTAATATTGGATGCCGATGTGCTGGCCTATCATAGCATCAACAAACAGGACCAGGATGAGCCGTCCAGATTGCTGCAGGAAGCCATTGAAAAGGATTGTGTCTACAAACGTTCGCAGGCAGTGGGCAATCTCATCGAGAACAGACTCCTCCAGGAGGACGCCCTTCACAGGGGTTGGATTCTGATCAATTACCCGAACAATAAGTGCGAGGCTGAGGAACTCTTCGAGGGCTTCACTGTGCCACCGAATCGATTCGTATTCCTACAAATCGACGAGCGTCTGGCTCGCATGAGAATCCTGCTCAATAGCTACTCGCCAGGACCTCAAGCTCACGTCAGTTTTGTGGACCGCCAGATGGCCCAGTTCCGGAAAAGTGAACCTGCTCTAAGCTCCTACCTCAGCCAGCGGAGAGAAGTGGTCTATGTGGATGCGTCACCTTGTTTCGAGCAGGTCAAGTGCGGGATCATCTCGGAGCTCACCAAAACTCCCTATGTGCTGGGTAAAAAATACGGCGAGGCAAATGCCAAAATCTGA
- the Npc2h gene encoding Niemann-Pick type C-2h, isoform A: MLRLSSLLPVAFALVLSSVSAEIVNFQTCEDSVDSCSISQVRVTPCPEANANAACHIRRRHRFTMSFDFTPHFDADTLVASLGWAKSENVELPLLTMDQEACKYTTCPVRSGVTQTYTNNMPADARFPLSPYTIRWALKDPVSQKRCCFTIDIKVVR, from the coding sequence ATGTTGCGTCTGAGTTCGCTCCTGCCTGTCGCCTTTGCTCTGGTGTTGTCATCCGTCTCCGCTGAGATAGTCAACTTTCAGACTTGCGAAGATAGTGTGGACTCCTGCTCGATTAGTCAGGTGCGGGTGACGCCCTGTCCGGaagccaatgccaatgccgcATGCCACATTCGCCGGAGGCACCGCTTCACGATGAGCTTCGACTTTACGCCCCACTTCGATGCGGACACCCTGGTGGCCAGCTTGGGCTGGGCCAAGAGCGAGAACGTGGAGCTGCCCCTGCTTACCATGGACCAGGAGGCCTGCAAGTACACCACCTGCCCCGTGAGATCCGGAGTCACCCAGACCTACACCAACAACATGCCCGCCGACGCCAGGTTCCCGCTGAGTCCATACACCATCCGTTGGGCCCTGAAGGATCCGGTTTCCCAGAAACGTTGCTGCTTCACCATCGACATCAAGGTGGTGCGCTAG